Proteins from one Triticum aestivum cultivar Chinese Spring chromosome 7A, IWGSC CS RefSeq v2.1, whole genome shotgun sequence genomic window:
- the LOC123154715 gene encoding putative disease resistance RPP13-like protein 1 isoform X2: MEVALASAAVSVTLKVAASPALKKLLANASMYLGVDMMHELHELETTIMPQLELVIEAANKGNHRPKLDKWLQELKEGFYMAEDLLDKHEYNLLKRQAKGKDSLSANALSISSTFMKPVRAASNRLTNLSSENRKLIHQLNELKATLAKAKEFREVLCLPTGYNAESPAIPSADVPETTSISPLKVIGRDKDRDRIIDRLTKTTATTESSTAMHSGLAIVGAGGMGKSTLAQLVYNDTRVKDYFDVRMWVSISRKLDVRRHTREIIESASQRECPRIDNLDTLQRILSDILQESGRFLLVLDDVWFEPGSEREWDQLLAPLVSQQMGSKVLVTSRRSTFPTALYCAEVCPLENMKDTHFLALFKHHAFSGTEIRNHAKHGRLREKLENFAEKIAKRLGQSPLAAKVVGSQLKGKTDISAWKDALTLMIDKLSEPMTALLWSYEKLDPCLQRCFLYCSLFPKGHKYLIDELVHLWMAEGLLDSCDRNKRVEDIGTDCFKEMISVSFFQPGKDRKYFVMHDLLHDLAESLSKEDYFRLDDDKKFSVQKKMGYELQQLRDMNEIRGSLSVTNLENVTGKDQALESKLNQKSHLGSLRLEWCCQNNTNAEDSLYLEILEGLIPPSQLENLTIDGYNSSKYPGWLLDGSYFENLKSLRFNNCSALQSLPSNTELFGNCSSLFLLNLPNLKTLPCLPPGLTWLGISNCPLLIFVSNDELEHQEQRENIMSIDHLASQLGLIWEVDSGSHIRSVLSLEHSFLKQLMILMHADVSRVHNLGSVLGRGKKKVLVKEDIINAWIHCHEQMMSLMHGSSIRLPLVPPSGLRGLSLSSCSITDEALAVCLDGLTSLKSLSLQKIMTFTTLPSEEVLQHLTKLHSLCIVSCWCLRSLGGLRAATSLSDVSLSSCPSLELAHGAECLPLSLEKLSIRNCVLAADFFCADWPHVNRIFISSCRSTTCLSVGSLASVESFSLYHLPDLCTLEGLSSLQLHHVHLIDVPKLTPECVSQFRVQKSLYVSSPVILNNVLSAEGSIVPEFLSLQGCKEPFVSLEESANFTSVKTLRFCGCLMISLPTNLKSFSNLNKLDIYSCPKISSLSDLPSSLQHISIWYCSELLKENCRAPDGESWPKIAHIRWKDLK; encoded by the exons ATGGAAGTTGCATTAGCTAGCGCTGCCGTAAGTGTTACCTTAAAAGTGGCCGCATCTCCAGCCTTGAAGAAGCTGCTTGCTAATGCTTCAATGTACCTTGGAGTGGACATGATGCATGAGCTCCATGAACTGGAGACCACTATCATGCCGCAACTCGAGCTGGTGATTGAAGCAGCAAACAAGGGAAACCACAGGCCCAAGTTGGACAAATGGCTTCAGGAACTCAAAGAAGGCTTCTATATGGCTGAAGACTTGCTGGACAAGCATGAATACAACCTTCTCAAGCGCCAAGCAAAGGGCAAGGATTCCTTATCAGCCAATGCTTTGTCCATCAGCAGCACTTTTATGAAGCCTGTGCGTGCTGCGTCGAACAGGCTGACCAATTTGAGCTCTGAGAACAGAAAGCTAATTCACCAGCTGAATGAACTCAAGGCTACCCTGGCGAAAGCCAAGGAATTTCGTGAGGTGCTCTGCTTACCAACTGGTTATAATGCAGAGAGCCCCGCCATACCATCAGCTGATGTTCCTGAGACCACATCAATATCACCTCTGAAAGTGATTGGTCGTGACAAGGACCGCGATCGTATAATAGATAGACTCACCAAGACAACTGCTACTACTGAGTCTAGTACAGCCATGCACTCGGGTTTGGCCATTGTTGGAGCTGGAGGCATGGGAAAGTCCACCTTGGCACAACTGGTTTACAATGATACAAGGGTTAAAGATTATTTTGATGTGAGAATGTGGGTAAGTATCTCACGCAAACTTGATGTCCGTCGTCATACACGGGAGATAATCGAGTCTGCCTCTCAGCGGGAATGCCCACGCATTGATAACCTTGATACTCTACAACGTATCTTGTCGGACATACTGCAAGAATCAGGGAGATTCCTGCTTGTGTTGGATGATGTTTGGTTTGAACCTGGCAGTGAAAGGGAATGGGATCAGTTGTTAGCTCCTCTAGTCTCCCAGCAGATGGGAAGCAAAGTTTTGGTAACTTCTCGACGGAGTACATTTCCAACTGCTCTTTACTGTGCCGAAGTGTGTCCTTTGGAAAACATGAAAGATACTCACTTCTTGGCACTCTTCAAACACCATGCTTTCTCTGGAACAGAAATCAGAAATCATGCAAAACACGGAAGATTGCGTGAAAAGTTGGAAAACTTTGCAGAGAAGATTGCTAAAAGGCTTGGACAATCTCCTTTGGCGGCCAAAGTTGTGGGTTCCCAGTTGAAAGGGAAAACCGATATATCTGCATGGAAGGATGCTCTAACTTTAATGATTGACAAATTAAGTGAACCTATGACAGCACTGTTGTGGAGTTATGAGAAGTTAGATCCATGTCTACAGAGGTGCTTCCTATATTGCAGCTTGTTTCCAAAAGGCCACAAGTATTTAATTGATGAGTTGGTTCACCTTTGGATGGCAGAGGGCCTTCTTGATTCATGCGATCGAAACAAGAGAGTGGAAGATATTGGGACGGATTGTTTCAAGGAGATGATTTCTGTTTCATTTTTTCAACCTGGCAAAGATCGCAAATACTTTGTTATGCATGATCTCCTTCATGATCTGGCAGAATCACTCTCGAAAGAAGACTACTTCAGGCTGGACGATGATAAG AAATTTTCTGTGCAAAAGAAAATGGGATATGAATTGCAACAGCTGAGGGATATGAACGAGATTCGTGGCAGTTTAAGTGTCACAAATCTTGAGAATGTCACTGGGAAGGATCAAGCCTTAGAATCGAAGCTGAATCAGAAAAGTCATCTTGGCAGTTTGCGACTTGAATGGTGTTGCCAGAATAACACCAATGCAGAGGATAGTTTATATTTGGAGATTTTAGAAGGCCTGATACCGCCGTCTCAACTTGAGAATCTTACAATTGACGGTTACAATTCTTCAAAATATCCAGGGTGGTTACTTGATGGTTCGTATTTTGAGAATTTAAAATCTTTGAGGTTTAATAATTGCAGTGCGTTACAAAGCCTGCCATCCAACACTGAGCTATTTGGGAATTGCTCTTCACTTTTCCTCTTAAATCTGCCAAACCTGAAGACATTACCTTGTCTTCCACCGGGCCTTACGTGGTTAGGAATATCCAATTGCCCACTGCTTATATTTGTTTCCAATGATGAGCTGGAACATCAAGAGCAGAGAGAGAATATCATGAGTATAGACCACCTGGCGTCACAACTTGGTCTAATCTGGGAGGTAGATTCAGGATCACATATTAGGAGTGTTCTCTCATTGGAACATTCATTTCTGAAGCAGCTGATGATATTGATGCATGCTGATGTCTCACGTGTTCATAACCTTGGAAGTGTCCTTGGAAGAGGGAAAAAGAAAGTATTGGTAAAAGAGGATATCATCAACGCATGGATACACTGTCACGAGCAGATGATGAGTCTCATGCATGGAAGTAGCATTAGGCTGCCACTGGTTCCACCATCGGGACTTCGTGGGCTTTCTCTTTCTTCATGCAGTATTACAGATGAAGCTCTAGCTGTTTGCCTTGATGGCCTAACTTCACTGAAAAGTTTGTCCTTGCAAAAAATTATGACTTTCACTACACTTCCTTCAGAAGAGGTCCTCCAACATTTGACAAAACTTCACAGCTTGTGCATTGTAAGTTGCTGGTGTCTCAGGTCATTAGGGGGTTTACGAGCTGCTACCTCTCTTTCAGATGTTAGCTTGAGTTCCTGCCCTTCTTTAGAGTTGGCACATGGAGCAGAATGTTTGCCATTATCCCTTGAGAAACTCAGTATAAGGAATTGCGTGCTTGCAGCTGACTTTTTCTGTGCTGACTGGCCACATGTGAATCGTATTTTCATAAGCAGTTGCAGAAGCACCACATGCTTATCAGTTGGTAGTCTCGCCTCTGTTGAATCATTCTCACTGTATCACTTGCCAGATTTATGTACGCTCGAAGGATTGTCTTCCCTCCAACTTCACCACGTACATTTGATTGATGTTCCGAAACTCACCCCTGAGTGTGTCTCGCAATTTCGAGTCCAGAAGTCACTCTATGTTAGCAGTCCTGTAATACTCAACAACGTGCTCTCGGCTGAAGGTTCCATCGTTCCAGAATTTCTCTCTCTTCAAGGATGCAAGGAACCATTTGTTTCGTTGGAAGAATCTGCAAATTTCACATCAGTCAAGACCCTGAGATTCTGTGGTTGTCTAATGATTTCCCTGCCAACAAATCTGAAGTCCTTCTCCAATCTGAACAAGCTCGACATTTATAGCTGCCCCAAGatatcatctttatcagatctgCCATCCTCCCTCCAGCACATAAGTATATGGTATTGTAGTGAGCTCTTGAAGGAGAACTGCCGAGCACCTGATGGAGAAAGTTGGCCAAAGATCGCGCATATCCGCTGGAAGGACTTAAAGTGA
- the LOC123154715 gene encoding putative disease resistance RPP13-like protein 1 isoform X1 has translation MEVALASAAVSVTLKVAASPALKKLLANASMYLGVDMMHELHELETTIMPQLELVIEAANKGNHRPKLDKWLQELKEGFYMAEDLLDKHEYNLLKRQAKGKDSLSANALSISSTFMKPVRAASNRLTNLSSENRKLIHQLNELKATLAKAKEFREVLCLPTGYNAESPAIPSADVPETTSISPLKVIGRDKDRDRIIDRLTKTTATTESSTAMHSGLAIVGAGGMGKSTLAQLVYNDTRVKDYFDVRMWVSISRKLDVRRHTREIIESASQRECPRIDNLDTLQRILSDILQESGRFLLVLDDVWFEPGSEREWDQLLAPLVSQQMGSKVLVTSRRSTFPTALYCAEVCPLENMKDTHFLALFKHHAFSGTEIRNHAKHGRLREKLENFAEKIAKRLGQSPLAAKVVGSQLKGKTDISAWKDALTLMIDKLSEPMTALLWSYEKLDPCLQRCFLYCSLFPKGHKYLIDELVHLWMAEGLLDSCDRNKRVEDIGTDCFKEMISVSFFQPGKDRKYFVMHDLLHDLAESLSKEDYFRLDDDKVIEIPSTVRHLSVRVDSIMQHKQSICKLHHLRTIICIDPLIDDVGELFNQILQNLKNLRVLFLSSYSSSKLPESVGELKHLRYLNIIRTLISELPRSLCTLYHLQLLLINDKVVSLPEKLCNLRKLRHLDWHDYRMYDPRRKALPQIPNIGKLTSLQLFQKFSVQKKMGYELQQLRDMNEIRGSLSVTNLENVTGKDQALESKLNQKSHLGSLRLEWCCQNNTNAEDSLYLEILEGLIPPSQLENLTIDGYNSSKYPGWLLDGSYFENLKSLRFNNCSALQSLPSNTELFGNCSSLFLLNLPNLKTLPCLPPGLTWLGISNCPLLIFVSNDELEHQEQRENIMSIDHLASQLGLIWEVDSGSHIRSVLSLEHSFLKQLMILMHADVSRVHNLGSVLGRGKKKVLVKEDIINAWIHCHEQMMSLMHGSSIRLPLVPPSGLRGLSLSSCSITDEALAVCLDGLTSLKSLSLQKIMTFTTLPSEEVLQHLTKLHSLCIVSCWCLRSLGGLRAATSLSDVSLSSCPSLELAHGAECLPLSLEKLSIRNCVLAADFFCADWPHVNRIFISSCRSTTCLSVGSLASVESFSLYHLPDLCTLEGLSSLQLHHVHLIDVPKLTPECVSQFRVQKSLYVSSPVILNNVLSAEGSIVPEFLSLQGCKEPFVSLEESANFTSVKTLRFCGCLMISLPTNLKSFSNLNKLDIYSCPKISSLSDLPSSLQHISIWYCSELLKENCRAPDGESWPKIAHIRWKDLK, from the coding sequence ATGGAAGTTGCATTAGCTAGCGCTGCCGTAAGTGTTACCTTAAAAGTGGCCGCATCTCCAGCCTTGAAGAAGCTGCTTGCTAATGCTTCAATGTACCTTGGAGTGGACATGATGCATGAGCTCCATGAACTGGAGACCACTATCATGCCGCAACTCGAGCTGGTGATTGAAGCAGCAAACAAGGGAAACCACAGGCCCAAGTTGGACAAATGGCTTCAGGAACTCAAAGAAGGCTTCTATATGGCTGAAGACTTGCTGGACAAGCATGAATACAACCTTCTCAAGCGCCAAGCAAAGGGCAAGGATTCCTTATCAGCCAATGCTTTGTCCATCAGCAGCACTTTTATGAAGCCTGTGCGTGCTGCGTCGAACAGGCTGACCAATTTGAGCTCTGAGAACAGAAAGCTAATTCACCAGCTGAATGAACTCAAGGCTACCCTGGCGAAAGCCAAGGAATTTCGTGAGGTGCTCTGCTTACCAACTGGTTATAATGCAGAGAGCCCCGCCATACCATCAGCTGATGTTCCTGAGACCACATCAATATCACCTCTGAAAGTGATTGGTCGTGACAAGGACCGCGATCGTATAATAGATAGACTCACCAAGACAACTGCTACTACTGAGTCTAGTACAGCCATGCACTCGGGTTTGGCCATTGTTGGAGCTGGAGGCATGGGAAAGTCCACCTTGGCACAACTGGTTTACAATGATACAAGGGTTAAAGATTATTTTGATGTGAGAATGTGGGTAAGTATCTCACGCAAACTTGATGTCCGTCGTCATACACGGGAGATAATCGAGTCTGCCTCTCAGCGGGAATGCCCACGCATTGATAACCTTGATACTCTACAACGTATCTTGTCGGACATACTGCAAGAATCAGGGAGATTCCTGCTTGTGTTGGATGATGTTTGGTTTGAACCTGGCAGTGAAAGGGAATGGGATCAGTTGTTAGCTCCTCTAGTCTCCCAGCAGATGGGAAGCAAAGTTTTGGTAACTTCTCGACGGAGTACATTTCCAACTGCTCTTTACTGTGCCGAAGTGTGTCCTTTGGAAAACATGAAAGATACTCACTTCTTGGCACTCTTCAAACACCATGCTTTCTCTGGAACAGAAATCAGAAATCATGCAAAACACGGAAGATTGCGTGAAAAGTTGGAAAACTTTGCAGAGAAGATTGCTAAAAGGCTTGGACAATCTCCTTTGGCGGCCAAAGTTGTGGGTTCCCAGTTGAAAGGGAAAACCGATATATCTGCATGGAAGGATGCTCTAACTTTAATGATTGACAAATTAAGTGAACCTATGACAGCACTGTTGTGGAGTTATGAGAAGTTAGATCCATGTCTACAGAGGTGCTTCCTATATTGCAGCTTGTTTCCAAAAGGCCACAAGTATTTAATTGATGAGTTGGTTCACCTTTGGATGGCAGAGGGCCTTCTTGATTCATGCGATCGAAACAAGAGAGTGGAAGATATTGGGACGGATTGTTTCAAGGAGATGATTTCTGTTTCATTTTTTCAACCTGGCAAAGATCGCAAATACTTTGTTATGCATGATCTCCTTCATGATCTGGCAGAATCACTCTCGAAAGAAGACTACTTCAGGCTGGACGATGATAAGGTGATAGAAATACCATCCACAGTTCGGCATCTATCTGTCCGTGTTGATAGTATAATGCAACACAAGCAAAGTATCTGCAAACTACATCATTTACGCACTATTATCTGCATAGACCCCCTAATAGATGATGTAGGTGAACTTTTTAATCAGATACTACAGAATTTGAAGAATTTGCGCGTATTATTTTTGTCATCTTACAGTAGTAGCAAGTTGCCAGAATCTGTTGGTGAGTTGAAGCACCTTCGGTATTTAAACATCATCAGAACACTGATTTCTGAATTGCCAAGATCATTGTGTACTCTTTACCACTTGCAGTTACTTCTGATAAATGATAAAGTTGTGAGTTTGCCTGAGAAACTCTGTAATTTAAGGAAGTTACGGCATCTTGACTGGCATGATTATAGAATGTACGATCCAAGGAGAAAAGCACTGCCTCAAATTCCTAACATTGGCAAGCTAACTTCACTTCAACTGTTTCAGAAATTTTCTGTGCAAAAGAAAATGGGATATGAATTGCAACAGCTGAGGGATATGAACGAGATTCGTGGCAGTTTAAGTGTCACAAATCTTGAGAATGTCACTGGGAAGGATCAAGCCTTAGAATCGAAGCTGAATCAGAAAAGTCATCTTGGCAGTTTGCGACTTGAATGGTGTTGCCAGAATAACACCAATGCAGAGGATAGTTTATATTTGGAGATTTTAGAAGGCCTGATACCGCCGTCTCAACTTGAGAATCTTACAATTGACGGTTACAATTCTTCAAAATATCCAGGGTGGTTACTTGATGGTTCGTATTTTGAGAATTTAAAATCTTTGAGGTTTAATAATTGCAGTGCGTTACAAAGCCTGCCATCCAACACTGAGCTATTTGGGAATTGCTCTTCACTTTTCCTCTTAAATCTGCCAAACCTGAAGACATTACCTTGTCTTCCACCGGGCCTTACGTGGTTAGGAATATCCAATTGCCCACTGCTTATATTTGTTTCCAATGATGAGCTGGAACATCAAGAGCAGAGAGAGAATATCATGAGTATAGACCACCTGGCGTCACAACTTGGTCTAATCTGGGAGGTAGATTCAGGATCACATATTAGGAGTGTTCTCTCATTGGAACATTCATTTCTGAAGCAGCTGATGATATTGATGCATGCTGATGTCTCACGTGTTCATAACCTTGGAAGTGTCCTTGGAAGAGGGAAAAAGAAAGTATTGGTAAAAGAGGATATCATCAACGCATGGATACACTGTCACGAGCAGATGATGAGTCTCATGCATGGAAGTAGCATTAGGCTGCCACTGGTTCCACCATCGGGACTTCGTGGGCTTTCTCTTTCTTCATGCAGTATTACAGATGAAGCTCTAGCTGTTTGCCTTGATGGCCTAACTTCACTGAAAAGTTTGTCCTTGCAAAAAATTATGACTTTCACTACACTTCCTTCAGAAGAGGTCCTCCAACATTTGACAAAACTTCACAGCTTGTGCATTGTAAGTTGCTGGTGTCTCAGGTCATTAGGGGGTTTACGAGCTGCTACCTCTCTTTCAGATGTTAGCTTGAGTTCCTGCCCTTCTTTAGAGTTGGCACATGGAGCAGAATGTTTGCCATTATCCCTTGAGAAACTCAGTATAAGGAATTGCGTGCTTGCAGCTGACTTTTTCTGTGCTGACTGGCCACATGTGAATCGTATTTTCATAAGCAGTTGCAGAAGCACCACATGCTTATCAGTTGGTAGTCTCGCCTCTGTTGAATCATTCTCACTGTATCACTTGCCAGATTTATGTACGCTCGAAGGATTGTCTTCCCTCCAACTTCACCACGTACATTTGATTGATGTTCCGAAACTCACCCCTGAGTGTGTCTCGCAATTTCGAGTCCAGAAGTCACTCTATGTTAGCAGTCCTGTAATACTCAACAACGTGCTCTCGGCTGAAGGTTCCATCGTTCCAGAATTTCTCTCTCTTCAAGGATGCAAGGAACCATTTGTTTCGTTGGAAGAATCTGCAAATTTCACATCAGTCAAGACCCTGAGATTCTGTGGTTGTCTAATGATTTCCCTGCCAACAAATCTGAAGTCCTTCTCCAATCTGAACAAGCTCGACATTTATAGCTGCCCCAAGatatcatctttatcagatctgCCATCCTCCCTCCAGCACATAAGTATATGGTATTGTAGTGAGCTCTTGAAGGAGAACTGCCGAGCACCTGATGGAGAAAGTTGGCCAAAGATCGCGCATATCCGCTGGAAGGACTTAAAGTGA